One stretch of Nicotiana tabacum cultivar K326 chromosome 18, ASM71507v2, whole genome shotgun sequence DNA includes these proteins:
- the LOC107776793 gene encoding F-box/kelch-repeat protein At3g06240-like: MEKSLFTDQKIISKILVHLSVEALARFRSVCKSWCSLIDDPIFMNAHRINMEIVSRKLKLFQIVYQLYPNEGLRSWCYAGSPSEELIHPGFPITNTKPCTYVLVGYCNGLICYLTNFLHGKKEINLWNPSMRKCRTLPDSTFSPERQRQSPNFGFGFDGTTDHKLVKITYIDDRLKNEKKQWSEVEVYSLKQDSWKKIGDCFPSQYYYARGDTVFFNGCIHWLTQREFGKIRPRRLPILSFNVAKEVFQEFWLPNPHEREANCISPLHGSLSVCAKSSSSVDNCLDIEVWLMKEYAVEETWTKLYVTRLDEELSGPIIPLRVLEGDAEAIVYINKNVFLYDPKNEEFEDFGIWANGIGVPYVTSYMESLVWVEPVVVEPTTQAEPEVKIANMEIEAVGKQEDTTSNKETKEVGGKQDNNCRIL; the protein is encoded by the coding sequence ATGGAGAAATCATTATTCACAGATCAAAAAATCATCAGCAAGATTCTAGTGCACTTATCCGTGGAAGCTCTTGCTCGATTTAGATCTGTCTGTAAATCCTGGTGCTCCCTAATCGACGATCCAATTTTCATGAACGCGCATCGAATTAACATGGAAATCGTTAGCAGAAAATTGAAACTTTTCCAAATTGTGTATCAATTATATCCAAACGAAGGTCTTAGATCTTGGTGTTACGCTGGTAGTCCAAGTGAGGAGCTTATTCATCCTGGTTTCCCTATAACTAACACTAAGCCATGCACGTACGTCTTGGTTGGCTATTGTAACGGTTTAATTTGTTACCTTACAAATTTCTTGCATGGTAAAAAAGAAATCAATTTATGGAATCCTTCAATGAGAAAATGCAGGACGTTGCCTGATTCTACTTTCTCTCCAGAACGTCAAAGGCAGTCTCCGAATTTCGGATTCGGTTTTGACGGTACGACTGATCACAAATTGGTAAAAATTACTTACATTGACGATAGattaaaaaacgaaaagaaaCAATGGTCTGAGGTTGAGGTCTACAGCTTAAAACAAGATTCATGGAAAAAGATTGGTGATTGTTTTCCTTCACAATATTATTATGCTCGTGGAGACACGGTTTTTTTCAACGGATGCATACATTGGCTAACGCAGCGCGAATTCGGCAAAATTAGGCCTAGGAGATTGCCTATACTTTCATTCAATGTGGCTAAAGAGGTTTTCCAGGAATTTTGGTTGCCAAATCCTCACGAACGAGAAGCCAATTGTATTAGTCCGTTGCACGGATCGCTCTCTGTTTGTGCAAAATCGAGTTCGTCCGTCGATAACTGTCTAGATATCGAGGTATGGTTAATGAAAGAGTACGCGGTCGAAGAGACATGGACCAAATTGTATGTGACAAGGTTGGACGAAGAGTTGTCTGGTCCTATAATTCCATTGCGAGTGTTGGAAGGTGATGCAGAGGCAATTGTGTATATAAATAAGAATGTGTTTTTATATGATccgaaaaatgaagagtttgaGGATTTTGGTATTTGGGCAAATGGAATAGGAGTTCCTTATGTGACTTCTTATATGGAGAGTTTGGTTTGGGTTGAACCAGTTGTGGTTGAGCCAACTACTCAAGCTGAACCTGAGGTTAAAATTGCTAACATGGAAATAGAGGCAGTTGGAAAGCAAGAAGATACAACTAGCAATAAGGAAACCAAGGAAGTAGGTGGTAAGCAAGACAATAATTGTCGCATCCTATGA
- the LOC107776794 gene encoding xyloglucan O-acetyltransferase 1-like: MDTISPFKDQPHHFPLRKLLLLALYALLPIILLFHLIGPLSLSQTKHSLIITTSSTPSKEVGNDNVENSCDYSDGKWVHDKLGPLYTKCGTVKEGQNCIPHGRPDKGYLYWKWKPKNCQLPRFDPKLFLQILKNKNLAFVGDSLARNQLESLLCMLATASPPTLVFSHGEDNKFRKWHFPSHNVNVSIYWSPFLVKGIEKSDKKNYNTLFLDSVDEKWASDLGQLDMIVLSVGHWFLHSAVYYYGDSVLGCHYCSGQNYTEIGFYDVYGKAYRTTLNTIIERRGNNNNKGNRGILDVIVTTFSPAHFEGEWDKLGACPKTQPYNPEEKKLEWMDEQMRETAINQVNVAKKEAENLSNVRIEAVDVTKLALLRPDGHPGPYMHPFPFANGIEERVQNDCVHWCLPGPIDTWNEILLQVIKNWTG; encoded by the exons ATGGATACAATTAGTCCATTCAAAGACCAACCTCATCATTTTCCCTTGAGGAAGTTATTACTTTTGGCTTTGTATGCTCTTCTCCCTATAATACTTCTATTTCACTTAATTGgacctctctctctttctcaaaCTAAACATTCACTAATCATCACCACCTCTTCAACTCCATCAAAAG aaGTGGGAAATGATAATGTGGAAAATTCATGTGACTATAGTGATGGTAAGTGGGTTCATGACAAATTAGGTCCTTTGTATACAAAATGTGGTACAGTAAAAGAAGGACAAAATTGCATACCTCATGGAAGACCTGATAAAGGCTATCTTTATTGGAAATGGAAGCCAAAAAATTGTCAACTTCCCAGGTTTGACCCAAAATTATTTCTTCAAATTCTCAAGAACAAGAATTTAGCCTTTGTTGGTGATTCATTAGCAAGAAATCAATTGGAGTCATTACTTTGTATGTTAGCCACAGCTAGTCCTCCTACTTTAGTCTTCAGTCATGGTGAGGATAATAAGTTTAGGAAATGGCATTTTCCTTCACATAATGTGAATGTATCAATATATTGGTCACCTTTTCTTGTTAAAGGTATAGAAAAATCAGACAAGAAAAACTACAATACTTTGTTCTTGGACTCTGTGGATGAGAAATGGGCTTCTGATTTAGGGCAACTGGATATGATTGTTTTATCAGTAGGACATTGGTTCTTGCATTCAGCAGTGTATTATTATGGAGACTCAGTACTAGGTTGTCATTACTGTTCTGGTCAGAATTACACTGAAATTGGATTTTATGATGTTTATGGCAAGGCGTACCGGACTACTCTTAACACAATAATTGAGAGGAGaggcaataataataataagggtAATAGAGGAATACTTGATGTGATTGTGACAACATTTTCACCAGCACATTTTGAAGGAGAATGGGACAAGTTAGGAGCATGTCCTAAAACACAGCCTTATAATCCAGAGGAGAAAAAGCTCGAATGGATGGACGAGCAGATGAGAGAAACAGCTATAAATCAAGTGAATGTTGCGAAAAAGGAAGCTGAGAATTTGTCTAATGTTAGAATTGAAGCAGTGGATGTGACAAAATTAGCATTACTAAGGCCAGATGGTCATCCTGGACCTTATATGCATCCCTTTCCATTTGCTAATGGGATCGAAGAACGCGTACAGAATGACTGTGTTCATTGGTGTTTGCCAGGTCCTATTGATACATGGAATGAGATTTTACTGCAAGTGATCAAGAATTGGACAGGTTAA